Proteins from a genomic interval of Papaver somniferum cultivar HN1 chromosome 4, ASM357369v1, whole genome shotgun sequence:
- the LOC113276443 gene encoding protein KINESIN LIGHT CHAIN-RELATED 3-like, translating to MPGIVNDVGVNGDDALSSGNRTPPFEENSVKSHSPVNPQSIQSEGYGTPMDDGIDTSIQHLYDNVCDMQSSDQSPSRASFGSDGDESRIDSELRHLVGGEMREVEIMEEEIMESGSVNNEKAGNSEAAQGLSVNSVSSPQSKGNTRLSLDATQSPKSSPRSKGPRLPRKSIAGILSAKKQRSALGGAKAQNGTDDPSPESVNNPDLGPFLLKQARDLISSGDNPQKALEFALRAAKSFEKCSNGSPSLELVMSLHVVAAIHCNLGQYDQAIKILERSIEIPAAEENQDQALAKFAGHMQLGDTYAMTGQFENSLQCYKLGLDVQKQALGEMDPRVGETCRYLAEALVQALQFEEAEKLCRMALDIHKESGAPASLEEAADRRLMGLICDTKGDYEAALEHLVLASMAMVSNGQEMEVATVDCSIGDTYLSLSRYDEAVFAYQKALTVYKATKGENHPSVASVFVRLADLYNKTGKLRESKSYCENALRIYGKPIAGIPQEEIASGLTDVSAIYESMNEPEQALKLLKKALKIYANAPGHQSTIAGIEAQMGVMYYMLGNYSESYNSFKSAVTKLRVSGEKKSAFFGIALNQMGLACVQRYAINEAADLFEEARTVLEQEYGPYHPDTLGVYSNLAGTYDAMGRLEDAIGILEYVVGMREEKLGTANPDVDDEKRRLTELLKEAGRVRNRKARSLENLLDTNSHTVQKDSIKV from the exons ATGCCTGGAATTGTTAATGATGTGGGTGTTAATGGAGATGACGCTCTGAGCAGTGGGAATAGAACTCCCCCTTTCGAAGAAAATTCTGTGAAGTCGCACAGTCCTGTGAATCCCCAAAGCATACAGAGTGAAGGTTATGGTACACCAATGGATGATGGTATAGATACATCGATACAACATCTTTATGATAATGTATGTGATATGCAAAGTTCTGATCAGTCTCCGTCGAGggcaagttttggttcagatggtGACGAGTCCAGGATTGATTCAGAGTTGAGGCATCTGGTTGGAGGTGAAATGAGAGAAGTGGAAATTATGGAAGAGGAGATAATGGAAAGTGGGTCTGTTAATAATGAAAAGGCTGGGAATTCGGAGGCTGCTCAAGGTTTGAGTGTAAACTCCGTCTCTTCCCCACAGTCAAAAGGAAATACTCGATTGTCGTTAGATGCCACTCAGTCACCGAAATCAAGTCCCAGGAGTAAAGGTCCTAGGCTCCCAAGAAAATCAATTGCCGGAATTCTTTCTGCTAAGAAACAAAGGTCTGCGCTTGGAGGGGCTAAAGCACAGAATGGAACTGATGATCCGTCTCCGGAGAGTGTAAATAACCCAGATCTTGGTCCTTTTTTGCTAAAGCAAGCAAGAGATTTGATTTCTTCTGGGGATAATCCTCAAAAAGCTCTCGAGTTTGCGTTAAGAGCAGCCAAGTCATTTGAGAAATGTTCAAATGGAAGTCCCAGTTTAGAACTAGTCATGAGTTTGCATGTTGTAGCAGCCATACATTGTAACTTAGGGCAGTATGATCAGGCTATTAAAATTCTTGAACGGTCAATCGAGATTCCAGCCGCAGAAGAAAACCAAGATCAGGCCCTTGCAAAGTTTGCCGGTCATATGCAATTGGGTGATACTTACGCAATGACAGGTCAATTCGAGAATTCGTTACAGTGCTACAAACTGGGTTTGGATGTGCAGAAACAAGCTTTGGGAGAGATGGATCCAAGAGTTGGTGAAACTTGCAGGTATCTTGCTGAAGCCCTTGTACAAGCACTGCAGTTTGAAGAGGCTGAGAAACTTTGTCGCATGGCGCTCGATATCCATAAAGAAAGTGGAGCACCTGCTTCTTTGGAAGAGGCTGCTGATAGAAGACTTATGGGTCTTATCTGTGATACAAAGGGAGATTATGAAGCGGCTCTCGAGCATCTTGTTTTAGCTAGCATGGCCATGGTTTCCAACGGCCAAGAAATGGAGGTGGCTACAGTTGATTGCAGCATTGGAGACACATATTTATCCTTATCTCGATATGATGAGGCTGTTTTTGCTTATCAGAAGGCGTTGACAGTTTACAAGGCAACCAAGGGAGAGAATCATCCCTCTGTTGCTTCAGTTTTTGTACGCTTGGCCGATTTGTACAACAAGACCGGGAAGCTAAGGGAGTCGAAATCTTATTGTGAAAATGCCCTTAGGATTTACGGAAAACCCATCGCAGGGATCCCCCAAGAGGAGATTGCTAGTGGTTTAACTGATGTTTCTGCCATCTATGAGTCCATGAATGAACCTGAACAGGCTCTCAAGTTGCTAAAAAAGGCTCTGAAAATATATGCCAATGCACCTGGTCATCAAAGCACAATTGCAGGAATTGAGGCTCAGATGGGGGTGATGTACTATATGTTGGGAAATTATTCAGAGTCATACAACTCCTTTAAAAGTGCTGTTACGAAGCTGCGAGTAAGTGGTGAGAAGAAATCTGCTTTCTTTGGGATCGCTTTGAACCAGATGGGGCTCGCATGTGTACAACGTTATGCCATAAACGAGGCTGCCGATCTGTTTGAAGAAGCCAGGACCGTCTTGGAGCAAGAATATGGGCCTTACCATCCTGACACGTTGGGTGTGTATAGCAACCTTGCGGGTACTTACGATGCAATGGGCAG GTTAGAAGACGCAATCGGCATCTTAGAATATGTTGTTGGAATGAGAGAGGAAAAGCTTGGAACAGCTAATcctgatgttgatgatgaaaagAGAAGGCTAACCGAGTTGTTAAAAGAAGCTGGCCGGGTCCGCAACAGAAAAGCCAGATCACTAGAAAACCTACTAGACACCAACTCTCATACTGTACAAAAAGACTCCATTAAAgtataa
- the LOC113273050 gene encoding uncharacterized protein LOC113273050: MHQDEAESSGHGDNNFPSKFFWRVKKVAPKIKTFIWSAIHNELAVVGKISQHVAGVPIECVICKAETKTVHHLLFECHFAQAAWFASPMGLRPQGNSQTELSHLMINWSNTDDNAHSAVLGMAICWAIWKVRNSKVFYKKTTNIKGTLKLAFRWFNLYYNIIVENDVIETLSTPIPTELMATWNPPQELYVKINVDAAWKDDFYACAAIIRDSYGIDIGASTRLGNSDTVHYAEVDGFLLATELALKLNQNKVIVEGDSQVVVNNFNGTSRTSPWRLWKIRTTLKDSPPGSATAISIMWRSFPILQLIP, from the coding sequence ATGCATCAAGACGAAGCAGAAAGCTCAGGCCATGGAGACAACAACTTCCCATCGAAATTTTTTTGGAGAGTAAAGAAGGTGGCTCCAAAAATCAAAACGTTTATATGGAGCGCAATCCACAATGAATTGGCGGTTGTAGGAAAAATTAGTCAGCATGTAGCTGGTGTTCCCATTGAATGTGTGATATGTAAAGCAGAAACTAAAACTGTGCATCACCTTCTATTTGAGTGCCATTTCGCTCAGGCAGCGTGGTTTGCATCACCAATGGGACTGCGGCCCCAAGGTAACTCTCAAACAGAGCTCAGTCATCTCATGATAAACTGGTCAAACACTGATGACAATGCGCACTCAGCCGTTCTTGGTATGGCCATTTGCTGGGCCATATGGAAAGTGAGGAATTCCAAAGTCTTTTATAAGAAGacaacaaatataaaaggaacccTCAAGTTAGCTTTTCGTTGGTTCAACCTCTATTATAATATTATTGTAGAGAATGATGTCATTGAAACTCTGAGCACTCCTATTCCTACAGAGCTGATGGCAACTTGGAATCCGCCACAAGAACTCTATGTGAAGATAAATGTAGATGCTGCTTGGAAGGATGACTTTTACGCTTGTGCCGCAATAATAAGAGATAGTTACGGAATTGATATCGGTGCTAGCACAAGACTCGGCAACTCGGATACTGTGCATTATGCTGAAGTAGATGGCTTTCTTCTTGCAACAGAATTGGCTCTCAAGTTGAATCAAAATAAAGTCATAGTTGAAGGAGACAGCCAGGTGGTTGTAAACAACTTCAATGGAACCTCAAGGACCTCCCCCTGGAGACTCTGGAAGATAAGAACGACATTAAAAGACAGTCCACCCGGTTCTGCAACTGCAATTTCAATCATGTGGCGAAGCTTTCCAATTCTGCAGCTCATTCCTTAG